In a genomic window of Oxyura jamaicensis isolate SHBP4307 breed ruddy duck chromosome Z unlocalized genomic scaffold, BPBGC_Ojam_1.0 oxyZ_random_OJ60585, whole genome shotgun sequence:
- the MARVELD2 gene encoding MARVEL domain-containing protein 2: protein RLPLKKLSRSASSPPPAGSSPPPLPLQPPCGPVGGAAELKPVRRFVPDSWKNFFRGRRGREAGWGSTASDIRYVSDGVECSPPASPGPRRAEPRSVPGSYREPYGGSGGSCPSRKEAEAMLRGDSLGSLEHHAPTGMTYSERVEAYHQRYAYMKSWAGLLRILCVVELLLGAAVFACVTAYVHKDNEWYNMFGYSQPYSYGAGGTYGGYYYSGPKTPFVLVVAGVAWIVTIVLLVLGMSMYYRTILLDSSWWPLTEFGINVAMFFLYMSAGIVYVNDTNRGGLCYYQLFKTPINASFCRVEGGQTAAIIFLFVTVVVYLISALVCLKLWRHEGARRHRELMEREMKTQSSLPEKKYDSDDGPREETNYRQLKSVERKQELLNGHIPAGHIPKPIVMPDYLAKYPAIQTNEMRDRYKAVFNDQFAEYKELSAEVNAVLKKFDELDALMRQLPHHPGSIYEQERISKVLQEYKKKKNDPAFLEKKERCEYLKNKLSHIKQRIQDYDKVMNWNVHI from the exons CGCCTGCCCCTGAAGAAGTTGTCGCGGAGCGCCTcgtccccgccgcccgccggctcctcgccgccgccgctgcccctgcagccgcccTGCGGCCCCGTCGGCGGGGCGGCCGAGCTCAAGCCGGTGCGGCGGTTCGTCCCCGACTCCTGGAAGAACTTCTTCAGGGGCAGGCGCGGCCGGGAGGCCGGCTGGGGCAGCACGGCGTCCGACATCAGGTACGTGTCGGACGGGGTCGAGTGCTCGCCGCCCGCGTCGCCCGGCCCGAGGCGGGCAGAGCCCAGGTCGGTGCCCGGCTCCTACAGGGAGCCCTACGGAGGGTCGGGCGGCAGCTGCCCCTCGAGGAAGGAGGCCGAAGCCATGCTGCGCGGGGACTCGCTGGGGTCGCTGGAGCACCATGCTCCCACCGGCATGACCTACAGCGAGCGGGTGGAGGCCTACCACCAGCGGTACGCCTACATGAAGTCCTGGGCTGGCCTGCTCAGGATCCTCTGCgtggtggagctgctgctgggcgcCGCCGTCTTCGCCTGCGTGACAGCCTACGTGCACAAGGACAATGAGTGGTACAACATGTTTGGGTACTCGCAGCCCTACAGCTACGGGGCCGGCGGCACCTATGGAGGCTACTACTACAGCGGACCCAAAACTCCCTTCGTCCTGGTGGTAGCTGGTGTGGCGTGGATAGTCACCATCGTGCTGCTGGTGCTCGGCATGTCGATGTACTACCGGACCATCCTCCTCGATTCCAGCTGGTGGCCGCTAACTGAGTTTGGCATTAACGTGGCCATGTTCTTTCTGTACATGTCAGCAGGCATTGTGTATGTCAACGACACCAACCGAGGTGGTCTCTGCTATTACCAGTTGTTTAAGACGCCAATAAATGCCTCTTTCTGCCGCGTAGAAGGAGGTCAGACAGCAGCAATCATCTTCTTGTTCGTCACAGTGGTCGTCTATCTGATTAGCGCGTTGGTTTGTCTGAAGCTGTGGAGGCACGAAGGAGCCAGGAGGCACCGGGAGTTAATGGAACGAGAG ATGAAAACACAGTCGTCTTTGCCAGAAAAGAAG TATGACAGTGATGATGGACCAAGAGAAGAGACCAATTACCGGCAGCTTAAATCAGTGGAAAGGAAACAGGAACTACTTAATGGTCATATACCTGCAGGACACATTCCTAAACCTATAGTGATGCCAGACTACTTAGC gaaatacCCAGCAattcaaacaaatgaaatgcGAGACCGGTACAAAGCAGTATTCAATGATCAGTTTGCCGAGTATAAAGAACTGTCTGCAGAAGTTaatgctgtattaaaaaagTTTGATGAGCTGGATGCATTGATGAGACAGCTTCCTCATCATCCTGGAAGTATATAT GAACAGGAAAGGATATCAAAAGTTCTGCaagaatacaagaaaaagaaaaat GATCCTGCATTTCTGGAGAAGAAGGAGCGTTGTGAATACCTAAAGAATAAGCTTTCTCACATAAAACAACGAATTCAGGACTATGATAAAGTTATGAATTGGAATGTACACATTTAG